In one window of Candidatus Binatia bacterium DNA:
- a CDS encoding ferrochelatase: MSSSSAGYDAILLVSFGGPEGPDEVMPFLENVLRGRNVPRERMLEVSEHYLKRGGVSPINAQCRSLLDAMKAEFREHGIELPVYWGNRNWKPMLADTVAEMKEDGIQRALAFVLSSTSSYSSCRQYREDIERARGEAGDGAPEIDKLRVFYNHPDFIGASVKSVAGAIERVPEARREQLRIAFTAHSIPKSMSETSDYVEQLTEASQLIADRVGVDAGRWSLVYQSRSGPPQVPWLEPDIVDHLRNLHGNGARDVVVMPVGFLSDHMEVVHDLDDEAASACEELGLNMVRASTVGVDPQFLGMIRKLVLERLSGATRESLGRFGPGPDVCAVDCCPAPVRR, translated from the coding sequence GTGAGCTCTTCCTCAGCAGGCTATGACGCGATTCTCCTCGTGTCGTTCGGCGGCCCCGAAGGGCCGGACGAAGTCATGCCGTTCCTCGAGAACGTCCTGCGTGGGCGGAACGTTCCGCGCGAGCGGATGCTCGAGGTCTCCGAGCACTACCTGAAGCGTGGCGGCGTGAGCCCGATCAACGCGCAATGCCGTTCGCTACTCGACGCGATGAAGGCCGAGTTCCGCGAGCACGGCATCGAGCTTCCCGTCTACTGGGGAAACCGGAACTGGAAGCCGATGCTCGCCGACACGGTCGCCGAGATGAAGGAGGATGGGATCCAGCGCGCACTCGCGTTCGTTCTGTCGTCGACGAGTTCCTACTCGAGTTGCCGGCAGTATCGTGAGGACATCGAGCGCGCGCGAGGCGAGGCGGGTGACGGTGCGCCGGAGATCGACAAGCTCCGCGTGTTCTACAACCATCCGGACTTCATCGGCGCGAGTGTGAAGTCGGTCGCAGGTGCGATCGAGCGAGTCCCGGAGGCGCGGCGCGAGCAGTTGCGGATAGCCTTCACGGCGCACAGCATTCCGAAGTCGATGAGCGAGACGTCGGACTACGTGGAGCAGCTGACCGAAGCGTCGCAGCTGATCGCGGACCGGGTGGGCGTCGATGCCGGGCGTTGGTCGCTCGTCTACCAGAGCCGAAGCGGACCGCCGCAGGTGCCGTGGCTCGAGCCGGACATCGTTGATCATCTGCGCAATCTACACGGCAACGGCGCGCGCGATGTGGTGGTGATGCCCGTCGGGTTCCTATCAGATCACATGGAGGTCGTGCACGATCTCGATGACGAAGCGGCGTCGGCCTGCGAGGAACTGGGCCTCAACATGGTTCGTGCGTCGACCGTCGGCGTGGATCCGCAGTTCCTGGGGATGATCCGGAAGCTCGTACTGGAGCGACTTTCCGGGGCGACGCGGGAGAGCCTCGGCCGCTTCGGCCCGGGGCCAGACGTCTGCGCGGTGGACTGCTGTCCCGCGCCGGTTCGGCGCTAG
- a CDS encoding SDR family NAD(P)-dependent oxidoreductase, producing the protein MDTRNLRGKTALVTGAGSGIGKETALLLGTHGADLVLCDVDEKGLAETEASLREMGREVFAMRVDVADREQMSAFANAVHERIEAVDLLVNNAGVGLGGGFADTSLDDWDWILGINLKGVVHGCHFFVPKMVARGAGGHVVNVSSSAGFFASEALCAYSTTKFGVLGLSEALREELHRSGIGVSTICPGIIDTQITKTSRFRGAFDTTEMREQLVGAYAKRNYTPARVAKNILKAVDRNRGVTPVSPEAWIMYYMKRLIPVTVGRVSRIMGERQRRSLEN; encoded by the coding sequence ATGGATACGAGAAACCTGCGCGGCAAGACCGCTCTGGTGACCGGTGCCGGCAGTGGCATCGGCAAGGAGACTGCCCTTCTTCTCGGAACGCACGGAGCGGATCTCGTTCTTTGCGACGTCGACGAGAAGGGGCTCGCCGAGACGGAAGCGAGCCTTCGAGAGATGGGTCGCGAGGTCTTCGCGATGCGCGTGGACGTCGCCGACCGCGAGCAGATGAGTGCGTTCGCCAATGCCGTGCACGAGCGTATCGAGGCGGTCGACCTTCTGGTGAACAACGCAGGCGTCGGTCTCGGTGGCGGCTTTGCCGACACCTCTCTCGATGATTGGGATTGGATCCTCGGCATTAACCTGAAGGGCGTGGTGCACGGCTGCCACTTCTTCGTGCCAAAGATGGTCGCACGCGGCGCGGGTGGGCACGTGGTGAACGTCTCTTCGTCGGCTGGGTTCTTCGCAAGCGAAGCATTGTGCGCCTATTCGACCACGAAGTTCGGAGTGCTCGGTCTCTCGGAGGCGCTGCGCGAAGAGCTGCATCGATCGGGGATCGGCGTCTCGACGATTTGCCCTGGCATCATCGACACGCAGATCACGAAGACGTCCCGCTTCCGTGGCGCGTTCGACACGACGGAGATGCGCGAGCAGCTCGTCGGGGCGTACGCTAAACGGAACTACACGCCGGCCCGCGTTGCCAAGAATATCTTGAAGGCGGTCGATCGAAATCGCGGTGTGACGCCGGTCTCTCCGGAGGCGTGGATCATGTACTACATGAAGCGTCTGATCCCCGTGACGGTGGGCCGAGTCTCCCGGATCATGGGCGAGCGGCAGCGACGTTCCCTGGAGAATTGA